In Arthrobacter sp. CJ23, the genomic window CATCTTCACGGCCGGTGGGCATGACCAGTTGCGACAGGGGATCGGTGAACACGAATCCCACCTGGCCGCGGACGTGCCGCACTTCGGACGCAGTGTCGGATCCGTTGACGGTCACCGTGCCCTCGCTCGGCTCCACGAGTCCGTTCAGGAGCCGCAGCAGGGTGGACTTCCCGGAGCCGTTGGCCCCGATGACGCCGATTCTGCGTTCCGTGAGTTCAAGTGAGACGTCCTGCAGCAGGGTCTTGGCCGTGTGGCTGCCGTCGACCGCCACACGCACCGCGACCCCGTTGAAAATGATGGTGTTCATGTACCGATTGTTCCTGCCCCGGAGCCTGCCGCTGAAACCGACCCCGCGCTAGCGCAGCTGCCGGACGCGGCGGACCAGGACGTCCGGGAACGCCTTGTGGAGCGATACGGCAATGACGGACGCCAGGAAGCACTTCAGGATGTCCCCCGGGTAGTAGGGGAGGTCCGCCAGGAAGGCCTTGGTGAAGTCCAGCTTGCCGTTGACCATCATGCCCAGCACGCCCAGGCCGTGGACCAGGACAACGGTGCCCACCAGGGCGGCAAGGAACAGGAAGACCGTGCGGTACTTGGCGGTCCTGCGGATCACGACGCCGGCCAGCCAACCCGCCGCGGCGGCGGCCAGCGGGAACCCGATGATGTAGCCGGCCGAGGGGGTGGCCAGGATGCCCGGTCCGCTGCGGCCGCCGCTGAAGATCGGGAGCCCGGCCAGGCCCAGGAGGAGATAGAGCCCGACGGCGGCGAAACCGCGCCCGCCGCCCAGCACCAGTCCGGTCAGTACGACGGCGAGCAGCTGCAGGGTGATCGGCACGCCCAGGGCGCCGACGGGGATTCCCGGGATGAGCGCGGAAGCGGCCACGAGGGCGGCGAAGACGGCGATCAATCCAAGGTCGGTGGCGCCCCAGCGGGTGCGGGAGGCCGCGCGCGGTGCGGCTGCGGTGTCAGGCTGGCTCATGACAGGTCCTATCGGGAAGTGCTGTGAAGGGTGTGGAATTGCGGAACTGCTTTCCCCTGACTCCGAGAATACGGAGGAACAACAGGGGACATTTTGGAGGGTCCCTACAGTTCTGCTGCCGGGTCTTCTCAGGCCGGAGACAAAAGCGGCTTCCGGAAGGGCCGTTCGGGACTCGGGGCACGCCGATGCTGGTCAGGTGCCGGGCAGCCGGTAGACTTGACTAGGCCGTTCTCATGGCCGAATCCGCCGCACATACCGGGCCAACCGGTTCAGCAGGCGTTCCCCATTGAAAGGCATCACCCGAATTGATTACCGTCCAGGACCTTGAACTCCGCGCCGGCGCACGCCTGCTCATGGACCAAGTCAACTTCAGGGTGGACAAAGGGGACAAGATCGGGCTCGTCGGCCGAAACGGTGCCGGCAAGACCACTCTCACCCGGGTTCTCGCAGGCGAAGGCCTTCCGGCCGGCGGCAAGGTAACCCGCAGCGGCGAGATCGGCTACCTGCCTCAGGATCCCCGCACCCCGGACATGGAGCAGCTCGCGCGCGACCGCATCCTCTCCGCCCGCGGCCTGGACGTCGTCGTCGGCAAGCTCAAGAAGGCCCATGAGGAAATGGCCAGCGGCGACGCCGCTGTGCAGCGCAAGGCCATGAACCGCTATGACCGGCTCGAAGCCGAGTTCCTGGCCGGTGGCGGCTACGCCGCCGAGGCCGAAGCCGCCGCGATCTCCTCCAACCTCGCCCTGCCGGACCGGCTGCTGAACCAGCCGTTGAAGACTCTTTCCGGCGGCCAGCGCCGCCGTGTGGAATTGGCGCGCATCCTGTACTCGGACGCCGAGACCCTGCTCCTCGACGAACCCACCAACCACCTCGACGCCGACTCCATCACCTGGCTGCGGGAGTTCCTGAAGAACCACCAGGGCGGGCTGATCGTGATCAGCCACGACACCGAACTGCTCGAGGCCACGGTTAATAAGGTGTACCTGCTGGATGCCAACCGCGCCCAGATCGACTACTACAACATGGACTGGAAGCGCTACGTGCTCCAGCGTGAAACGGACGAGCGCGCCCGCAAGCGCGAACGCGCCAACGCCGAGAAGAAGGCCCAGGTCCTGATCGACCAGGCCAACAAGATGCGTGCCAAGGCCACCAAGGCCGTTGCCGCCCAGAACATGGCCAAGCGCGCCGAGCGGCTCCTCAGCGGGCTGGAGGCCGTGCGCGAAAACGACCGCGTGGCAGCCCTGCGCTTCCCGGATCCCTCGCCCTGCGGCAAGACCCCGCTGACCGCCGAAGGCCTCAGCAAGTCCTACGGCTCGCTCGAGATCTTCACGGACGTGGACCTGGCCATCGACCGCGGCTCCAAGGTGGTCATCCTGGGCCTCAACGGTGCCGGCAAGACCACCCTGCTGCGCATGCTGGCCGGCGTGGACAAGCCGGACACCGGCGAGATCATCCCAGGCCACGGCCTCAAGGTGGGCTACTACGCCCAGGAGCACGAGACGCTCGACGTCGAGCGCACGGTCCTGGAGAACATGCGCTCTTCCGCCCCGGACATGAAGGACGCCGAAGTCCGCGGCATCCTCGGTTCGTTCCTGTTCTCCGGCGATGACGTGGACAAGCCCGCCGGTGTGCTCTCCGGGGGTGAAAAGACCCGCCTGGCCCTCGCCACGATTGTCGCCTCCAGCGCCAACGTGCTGCTGCTGGACGAACCCACCAACAACCTTGACCCGGCCAGCCGCGCCGAGATCCTGGGCGCCCTGAAGAACTACAGCGGCGCCGTCGTCATGGTCAGCCACGACGAAGGAGCCGTCTCGGCACTGAACCCGGAACGCGTCGTGCTGCTGCCGGACGGCGTCGAGGACCACTGGAACGAAGACTACCTGGACCTGATTACGCTGGCGTA contains:
- a CDS encoding biotin transporter BioY, which codes for MSQPDTAAAPRAASRTRWGATDLGLIAVFAALVAASALIPGIPVGALGVPITLQLLAVVLTGLVLGGGRGFAAVGLYLLLGLAGLPIFSGGRSGPGILATPSAGYIIGFPLAAAAAGWLAGVVIRRTAKYRTVFLFLAALVGTVVLVHGLGVLGMMVNGKLDFTKAFLADLPYYPGDILKCFLASVIAVSLHKAFPDVLVRRVRQLR
- a CDS encoding ABC-F family ATP-binding cassette domain-containing protein, yielding MITVQDLELRAGARLLMDQVNFRVDKGDKIGLVGRNGAGKTTLTRVLAGEGLPAGGKVTRSGEIGYLPQDPRTPDMEQLARDRILSARGLDVVVGKLKKAHEEMASGDAAVQRKAMNRYDRLEAEFLAGGGYAAEAEAAAISSNLALPDRLLNQPLKTLSGGQRRRVELARILYSDAETLLLDEPTNHLDADSITWLREFLKNHQGGLIVISHDTELLEATVNKVYLLDANRAQIDYYNMDWKRYVLQRETDERARKRERANAEKKAQVLIDQANKMRAKATKAVAAQNMAKRAERLLSGLEAVRENDRVAALRFPDPSPCGKTPLTAEGLSKSYGSLEIFTDVDLAIDRGSKVVILGLNGAGKTTLLRMLAGVDKPDTGEIIPGHGLKVGYYAQEHETLDVERTVLENMRSSAPDMKDAEVRGILGSFLFSGDDVDKPAGVLSGGEKTRLALATIVASSANVLLLDEPTNNLDPASRAEILGALKNYSGAVVMVSHDEGAVSALNPERVVLLPDGVEDHWNEDYLDLITLA